From the Paenibacillus sp. R14(2021) genome, the window ATCGTACCGGCGATTCTGGGCAACGATGCAGGTGTTGTGGGCGCAGCAGGATTAATTATTCGCAGTTAGTCCATAGGTTTCATGGGGTAGGAGGAATAGACGATGGATGCGGGAACGGCAATGGCAAAGCTGGTCATCATTACAGGCATGTCCGGCGCGGGGAAGACGATTGCGGTGCAAAGCCTGGAAGATTTGGGCTTCTTCTGCGTCGATAACTTACCACCGGTACTTATTCCAAAGTTTGCAGAGCTGATCGAACAATCGAATGGCAAAATCGGCAAAGTAGCGCTCGTCATCGATCTGCGCGGGCGCGAGTTTTTCACGGCATTATCGGAATCGCTTAGCTACGTGAAGGAACACTATACTATCGGGTATGAGATTTTGTTTCTGGATGCGACCGACGGCGTACTTGTGCAGCGCTATAAGGAGAGCCGCCGGCTTCACCCGCTGGCACCGGAAGGACTTCCACTCGAGGGGATCAAGCTGGAACGCCGGCTGCTCGAGGATCTGAAGGGCTGGGCGACGCAAATTATCGATACCAGCAGCTTGAAGCCGGCCCAGCTGAAAGAGCGGATCATGTCCCGCTTTACGAATGCGGATTTTAATACGATTTCGGTGAATGTCACTTCCTTCGGATTCAAATACGGGATCCCTATTGATGCGGATTTGATTTATGACGTACGCTTTCTGCCGAATCCGCACTACATCGACCACCTGCGCCCCAATACAGGTCAGGACCCTGAAGTTTACGAGTATGTCATGAAATGGCCGGAAACGCAGGCCTTTCTCGTGAAGCTGCTGGATATGCTTCAGTTCTTGATTCCGTTGTACCGGAAGGAAGGCAAGAGCCAAGTCGTAATTGGGATCGGCTGTACCGGCGGCAAGCACCGTTCAGTCGCAATTGCGGAATATTTGGGACGGATGCTTGGCAGCAGTGATACGGAGCTCGTTCGCGTCAGTCATCGAGATTCAGATCGTGATCGGAGCTGAGGCGGGAGATGGCGGAACGGAGAAATGAACAGCAGCCTCGGATCGTCGTCATTGGCGGCGGTACAGGTCTGTCAGTCATGCTTCGAGGTTTGAAGGAGAAGCCGCTGGATATTACGGCTATCGTGACGGTAGCCGATGACGGCGGCAGCTCCGGCATTCTTAGAAGCGAGCTGCAAATGCCCCCACCGGGCGATATTCGAAGCGTGCTCATTGCGTTAGCCGATGTGGAGCCGCTGTTGTCTGATATGCTCAAGTACCGGTTTAATTCCGGTGCGGGGCTTGCGGGCCACAGTTTAGGCAATCTGATGCTGGCTGCGATGACCGATATTTCGGGCGACTTCGTCACGGGC encodes:
- the rapZ gene encoding RNase adapter RapZ, whose amino-acid sequence is MDAGTAMAKLVIITGMSGAGKTIAVQSLEDLGFFCVDNLPPVLIPKFAELIEQSNGKIGKVALVIDLRGREFFTALSESLSYVKEHYTIGYEILFLDATDGVLVQRYKESRRLHPLAPEGLPLEGIKLERRLLEDLKGWATQIIDTSSLKPAQLKERIMSRFTNADFNTISVNVTSFGFKYGIPIDADLIYDVRFLPNPHYIDHLRPNTGQDPEVYEYVMKWPETQAFLVKLLDMLQFLIPLYRKEGKSQVVIGIGCTGGKHRSVAIAEYLGRMLGSSDTELVRVSHRDSDRDRS